The window AGCGTCCGCACTGACAGATCTGATAGCTCTGATCCGCATTCAGCGTGACCACGTGGGGCGTTATTTCATTCATGGAAATGTCCGTCGTCTGCGGCCAGATGCAGAATATGCGACCACTCTTCTGCCCGTATCGGCTGGACGGAGAGGCGTGAGCGGTTGAGCAGTGCCATTTCCTGCAGTGCACTGTCTTTGCGCATATCTTTCAGCGTAATGGGATGTTTGAGGGCGCGCAGGGCTTCGACCTCAATGGTGATCCAGCGCGGGTTGGTCGGGTCCGATTTCGCATCAAAATAATCCGAGGCCGGATCAAACTGCGACGGATCGGCGAGACCGGTGCGGGTTACCCGGCAGACGCCGACAATGGCCGGCTCTTTGCAGCTGGAATGGTAGAAAAACACCAGATCTGCGACCTGGATCTCATCCCGCAGTATGTTTCGCGCTTGATAATTGCGCACGCCGTCCCATACTGTGCGCCTGCCTGGTGCGGCCTCAAGATGATAATAACTAAAAACGTCCGGTTCAGATTTCAGTAACCAGTGATTCATATTTTCTGACTATAAAGTGGTCTGAGTATTGCTCATGCCAAATGCGCGCTTACAGAGCAGTGAGCGGTCAGAGTAGCATCCAATGAACACAGGTTCTAATCCGCAAGCCGGAATGCAGTAGGAACAAACAGCAATGAAAAAACCCGATATTCTGATTCTTCTCAGCGTGATTGTACTGTTAGGTGCAGCGGTGACCGGTATGACCAGCGAGGTCAAGCGTCCGGCGTCACTGATGACGATGGAAAACAGTATCCGCTAGGATTGGCGGAAGCGATGCAGCCCTGCATCAGTGGCAATCGCCGCGAGGGGAATATCCCAGTCTTCAGCGGGTAAATCCCCGACCTTTTGCAGTTCATAGGCACAGCCAATCAGCCGGGGTTTGTTTCCGGGCTGGCGGCTGAAGGCCAGTGTGCGGTCGTAAAAGCCGCCACCCATTCCCAGCCGGTTGCCACTCTCATCGAAGGCAACCAACGGCATA of the Thalassolituus hydrocarboniclasticus genome contains:
- a CDS encoding EVE domain-containing protein, which produces MNHWLLKSEPDVFSYYHLEAAPGRRTVWDGVRNYQARNILRDEIQVADLVFFYHSSCKEPAIVGVCRVTRTGLADPSQFDPASDYFDAKSDPTNPRWITIEVEALRALKHPITLKDMRKDSALQEMALLNRSRLSVQPIRAEEWSHILHLAADDGHFHE